A region of Desulfolithobacter dissulfuricans DNA encodes the following proteins:
- the trmD gene encoding tRNA (guanosine(37)-N1)-methyltransferase TrmD has translation MLFDILTIFPELLASPLREGILRRAVQAGHIDVRLHNIRDYALDRHKMTDDRPFGGGEGMVMKPEPLAACIRDVQSSGPPARVILLSPGGTTYTQQEARRLAGYPRLMLICGRYEGVDERIRQAFVDEELSIGDYILTGGELAAMVVVDSVTRLLPGVLGCEDSARNDTFSRSLIKHPQYTRPREFEGMEVPEVLLSGDHRAIADYRFLESVKETLKRRPELLADVRFTREEEKLLRRAGLDRQIRRTVQSGTDHA, from the coding sequence ATGCTGTTTGATATTCTGACAATTTTTCCCGAGCTCCTGGCCTCACCCCTGAGGGAAGGTATTCTGCGTCGGGCGGTTCAGGCCGGGCACATAGATGTCAGGCTGCACAATATCCGCGATTATGCCCTGGACCGGCACAAGATGACCGACGATCGCCCCTTTGGCGGCGGTGAGGGCATGGTCATGAAACCTGAACCCCTGGCGGCCTGTATCCGGGACGTGCAGTCCAGCGGTCCGCCGGCCAGGGTTATCCTCCTGTCGCCCGGCGGCACAACATACACCCAGCAGGAGGCAAGGCGTCTGGCCGGTTATCCCCGGCTGATGCTGATCTGCGGCCGTTATGAGGGGGTGGACGAACGGATTCGGCAGGCTTTTGTCGACGAGGAGCTTTCCATCGGTGACTATATCCTCACCGGTGGCGAACTGGCGGCCATGGTGGTGGTGGATTCGGTGACCCGCTTGCTGCCCGGGGTTCTCGGCTGCGAGGATTCGGCCCGCAACGACACCTTCAGTCGCAGCCTGATCAAGCATCCCCAGTACACCCGGCCGAGAGAGTTTGAAGGCATGGAGGTCCCCGAGGTTCTTCTCAGCGGCGACCACCGGGCCATAGCCGATTACAGGTTCCTGGAATCGGTGAAAGAGACCCTGAAACGGCGGCCCGAACTGCTGGCCGATGTCCGGTTCACCCGGGAAGAAGAGAAACTGCTGCGCCGGGCCGGACTGGATCGGCAGATCCGGCGAACGGTTCAAAGCGGGACAGACCATGCTTGA
- the rimM gene encoding ribosome maturation factor RimM (Essential for efficient processing of 16S rRNA): MDEYVLLGKVTKPHGIRGEIKVYPYSGDPAGLGVYEQIWLAGDTGEKTYHRIVRSRVQGRFALLTLSDCTSRDQAESLAGQELWVRRSEMPEVDEDEFYLQDLEGLRVVEYVEGRRDGRVIGRITGILETGAHDILVVRDGTREYLIPVQSGFIVSIGDDEVEVDLPPGLLDINS, from the coding sequence GTGGACGAATATGTTCTTCTAGGCAAGGTGACCAAACCCCATGGTATCCGGGGCGAGATCAAGGTCTATCCCTATTCCGGTGATCCAGCCGGGCTGGGCGTGTATGAGCAGATCTGGCTGGCCGGCGATACCGGGGAAAAAACCTACCACCGGATTGTCCGCAGCCGGGTGCAGGGCCGGTTTGCCTTGCTCACACTCAGTGACTGCACCAGTCGCGATCAGGCCGAGAGCCTGGCCGGACAGGAACTCTGGGTACGGCGCAGTGAAATGCCGGAAGTGGACGAAGATGAATTTTACCTGCAGGATCTTGAGGGACTCCGGGTCGTGGAGTATGTCGAAGGCAGACGAGACGGTCGGGTGATTGGAAGGATCACAGGAATACTTGAAACCGGAGCCCACGATATCCTGGTGGTCCGGGACGGAACCAGGGAATACCTGATTCCGGTACAGAGCGGATTTATTGTCAGCATAGGTGACGACGAGGTGGAGGTTGATCTGCCCCCGGGTCTGCTTGATATCAACTCCTAG
- the rplS gene encoding 50S ribosomal protein L19 codes for MNIIDKIDMEQMRFDHPDFRPGDTVKVHIRIVEGNKERVQIFQGVVIKRKRGKMDATFTVRKISHGVGVEKTFALHSPRIEKIEVVALGRVRRSRLYYLRERRGKAARIRERGTR; via the coding sequence ATGAATATCATCGATAAAATTGACATGGAGCAGATGCGGTTCGATCATCCGGATTTTCGTCCCGGTGACACCGTGAAGGTGCATATCCGCATCGTTGAGGGAAACAAGGAACGTGTGCAGATTTTCCAGGGCGTTGTGATCAAGCGCAAACGGGGGAAAATGGATGCCACCTTCACCGTACGCAAGATCTCCCACGGTGTCGGGGTGGAAAAGACCTTTGCCCTGCATTCACCCCGGATCGAGAAGATCGAGGTGGTCGCGCTTGGCCGGGTCCGCCGTTCGCGTCTCTACTACCTGCGCGAGCGCCGTGGGAAGGCCGCCCGTATCCGGGAGCGTGGTACCAGATAA
- the tmk gene encoding dTMP kinase, which produces MKQGLLIALEGIDGTGKSTQIKLLADYLRQKGCEVVVTREPTDGPWGRRIRELYKDRSSCTPEEELEMFINDRRDHVREVIEPALASGKIVLTDRYYFSTAAYQGAAGMDVDHIFACNRFAPQPDLVILLSMDPGTSIRRIAEIRGEKPNDFEQVDQLRQVAAIFDSFNHPCICRVPAEGSVSLVQERIRKHVDTLLRERNYPCGQ; this is translated from the coding sequence ATGAAACAGGGCCTCCTCATAGCTCTCGAGGGCATCGACGGCACCGGCAAGTCGACCCAGATCAAGCTCCTTGCCGACTACCTGCGACAAAAGGGGTGCGAGGTGGTGGTGACCCGCGAACCTACCGACGGCCCCTGGGGCCGGCGGATCCGGGAACTGTACAAGGACCGCTCCTCCTGCACTCCCGAGGAGGAGCTGGAGATGTTCATAAACGATCGACGGGACCATGTACGCGAGGTGATCGAACCGGCCCTGGCCAGTGGCAAGATCGTCCTCACCGATCGCTACTATTTTTCCACAGCCGCCTACCAGGGAGCAGCGGGTATGGATGTGGACCACATCTTTGCCTGCAACCGTTTCGCGCCCCAACCGGACCTGGTGATCCTGCTGAGCATGGATCCCGGGACAAGTATCCGTCGCATCGCCGAGATTCGCGGTGAGAAACCAAATGATTTCGAACAGGTGGACCAGTTGCGCCAGGTGGCTGCAATCTTTGATTCGTTCAACCATCCCTGCATCTGTCGGGTCCCTGCCGAGGGTTCTGTCAGCCTGGTCCAGGAACGGATACGAAAACACGTAGACACCCTTCTCCGGGAGAGAAACTATCCATGCGGGCAATGA
- a CDS encoding YraN family protein — MVPVPSTGGRSRAYGNSRIRISSGRPLVSAICGEGTMTGPDRRQNLPTGRQGESLAAAYLEKNGYTIICRNYRRRFGEIDIIARHRGFTVFIEVKTRRSGRFGGPLVAVDRRKQQQIYRVAEEYLASHGLQETPARFDVVSVALARDGRVTIDVIENAFEGGTG; from the coding sequence ATGGTCCCTGTCCCATCCACCGGAGGTCGTTCAAGGGCGTACGGGAATTCTCGGATCCGGATCAGCAGCGGCCGACCCCTTGTCAGCGCGATTTGTGGTGAGGGGACAATGACCGGTCCAGACAGGCGCCAAAACCTGCCCACCGGCAGACAGGGCGAGTCGCTGGCCGCAGCGTATCTCGAGAAAAATGGCTATACTATTATCTGCCGCAATTATCGCCGTCGGTTTGGAGAAATAGACATCATTGCCCGCCACAGGGGCTTCACTGTCTTTATCGAGGTCAAGACCAGGCGCTCGGGACGGTTCGGAGGGCCCCTGGTGGCGGTGGATCGGCGCAAGCAGCAACAGATATACCGGGTGGCCGAGGAATACCTGGCCTCCCACGGGCTGCAGGAAACCCCGGCCCGCTTTGACGTGGTTTCGGTGGCCCTGGCCCGGGACGGCAGGGTGACCATTGACGTGATTGAAAACGCTTTTGAGGGCGGCACGGGATGA
- a CDS encoding tetratricopeptide repeat protein, with protein MRAMRLWAILCCCVLAAGLLGGCGQTGRRTGGMELADMVEEPDFGCSYFYFLWGRHAELDLKFAEALEAYEKGLICDPEAVYIERKIPILLLRMGRNQEAVSRLEDFLSRHPRDTDSRMLLARVLIRLGRLDEAVEQYRTIHAQDPRETDSLLLLARLFFGQEKMEKTRAILDEVLQIDPGSYPARILLARINVQEKKFDQAIREYRKALELNWSVDLALEMSEVFLRQKRYDEAVELYRKILGDDPENERVRIALVHTYLLQNREQEALRELNRLKTVSSNPTRVDLTIARLFARQKKFDRAATILQQVLEKNDLSEGRFLLALIYFQEKKYQEALTQLRHIDRQAPEYEDAVFLQVRIYRALKQVEQAIEILEEAVQEETGRSSEMFVLLAALYQMQNREDKGRDVFSRALEAFPDDENLLYEYGLFLEHSGEHDKALSVMQQVIRVQPRHAGALNYVGYTWADQKVHLDKALEYIEKAVQLEPENGYILDSLGWVYYRLGRLDEARKALEEAVKLSPDDPAILDHLGDVYLELDMVQEAVEVYRRSLDLFEDRQDIKRVRKKLQMLKEQGRE; from the coding sequence ATGCGGGCAATGAGACTGTGGGCCATACTGTGCTGCTGTGTTCTGGCCGCCGGGCTACTGGGCGGCTGCGGGCAGACGGGCCGTCGGACCGGTGGCATGGAGCTGGCGGACATGGTCGAGGAGCCTGATTTCGGCTGCAGTTACTTCTATTTTCTCTGGGGGCGCCATGCCGAGTTGGATCTGAAGTTTGCCGAGGCCCTGGAGGCCTATGAAAAGGGCCTTATCTGCGACCCCGAGGCCGTGTACATCGAACGCAAAATCCCCATTCTCCTCCTCCGCATGGGACGCAACCAGGAGGCGGTTTCCCGACTGGAGGATTTCCTCAGCCGCCATCCCCGCGATACCGACAGCAGGATGCTGTTGGCCAGAGTCCTGATACGCCTTGGTCGCCTGGATGAGGCGGTCGAGCAGTATCGCACCATCCACGCCCAGGATCCCCGGGAAACCGATTCCCTGCTCCTGCTGGCCCGTCTCTTTTTCGGTCAGGAAAAGATGGAGAAAACCCGGGCCATCCTGGACGAGGTCCTGCAGATTGATCCCGGATCCTACCCGGCCCGGATTCTGCTCGCCCGGATCAATGTCCAGGAAAAGAAGTTTGACCAGGCCATCAGGGAGTACAGAAAGGCCCTGGAGCTGAACTGGTCCGTGGATCTGGCCCTGGAGATGAGCGAGGTCTTCCTGAGGCAGAAGCGCTACGACGAGGCCGTGGAACTCTACCGGAAGATCCTTGGCGATGATCCGGAAAACGAACGGGTTCGTATAGCCCTGGTCCACACCTACCTTCTTCAGAACCGTGAACAGGAGGCTCTCCGGGAGCTGAATCGGCTCAAGACCGTATCCTCCAATCCCACCCGGGTGGATCTTACCATTGCCCGGCTCTTTGCCCGGCAGAAAAAATTTGACCGGGCTGCCACCATCCTCCAGCAGGTACTGGAAAAAAACGATCTGTCCGAAGGCCGTTTTCTCCTCGCCCTGATCTATTTTCAGGAAAAGAAATACCAGGAGGCCCTGACCCAGCTCAGACACATCGACCGGCAGGCCCCGGAATATGAGGATGCGGTCTTTCTCCAGGTCCGCATCTACCGGGCCCTGAAGCAGGTGGAACAGGCCATCGAAATTCTCGAGGAGGCTGTCCAGGAAGAGACTGGCCGCAGCAGCGAGATGTTTGTCCTCCTGGCCGCTCTCTACCAGATGCAGAACCGGGAAGATAAGGGGCGGGACGTCTTCAGTCGGGCCCTGGAGGCCTTTCCCGATGACGAGAACCTGCTCTATGAGTATGGTCTCTTCCTCGAGCACAGCGGTGAGCATGACAAGGCGCTCTCGGTGATGCAACAGGTGATCCGGGTCCAGCCCCGCCATGCCGGTGCTCTCAACTACGTGGGATACACCTGGGCCGATCAGAAGGTCCATCTGGACAAGGCCCTTGAGTATATCGAAAAGGCGGTGCAGCTGGAACCGGAAAACGGCTATATCCTCGACAGCCTCGGCTGGGTCTACTACCGGCTTGGTCGGCTGGACGAGGCCCGCAAGGCCCTGGAAGAGGCTGTGAAGCTATCGCCGGACGATCCGGCCATTCTGGATCATCTGGGCGATGTCTATCTGGAGCTTGATATGGTGCAGGAGGCGGTGGAGGTCTACCGCCGGTCCCTGGATCTTTTTGAAGACCGGCAAGATATCAAACGGGTCCGGAAAAAGCTGCAGATGCTCAAAGAGCAGGGCAGGGAATGA
- the rpsP gene encoding 30S ribosomal protein S16 → MAVRIRLTRMGRKKKPFYRIVVASNEAKRDGKFLDIVGTYDPMQDPAVVNIDAEKLQDWLGKGAKPTVTVQSLLKKVGAGQTETA, encoded by the coding sequence ATGGCTGTACGTATTCGTTTAACAAGAATGGGCCGTAAGAAAAAACCGTTTTACCGTATCGTTGTGGCCAGCAATGAGGCCAAGCGTGATGGTAAGTTTCTGGATATCGTCGGCACCTATGATCCCATGCAGGATCCCGCAGTGGTCAACATCGATGCGGAAAAACTCCAGGATTGGCTCGGAAAGGGGGCAAAGCCCACCGTGACCGTGCAGAGTCTCCTGAAGAAGGTTGGTGCCGGTCAGACTGAGACTGCCTGA
- the pdxA gene encoding 4-hydroxythreonine-4-phosphate dehydrogenase PdxA: MMETKKPQCVEDRRCVEDRRPLAITMGCPVGIGPEIILKLYTHLGRDCGTPPVVAGDPGILEATALLLGLEPEIVRWRPGAAIEPDTVPVWPLSALDPTALQWGHPNRETGRAMGLYIQETVRAIQEGEFSGLVTCPISKSALQLGGYPYPGHTEMLADLTGADRFLMMMAGSRLKVVLVTIHEPLARVAELITRERVERCIRLTAAALERDFGVRRPRIAVAGLNPHAGEDGMFGREEETVLGPVIEALNRTGPSLISGPWPPDTVFYRGARGAWDAVVAMYHDQGLIPFKLLHFHDGVNVTLGLPIVRTSVDHGTAYDIAGRGVADPSSLEAAWKMAAEIVRNRAEHETNPMEPS, encoded by the coding sequence ATGATGGAAACGAAAAAACCGCAGTGTGTCGAAGACAGACGGTGTGTCGAAGACAGACGACCTCTGGCCATTACCATGGGCTGCCCGGTGGGCATAGGGCCGGAGATTATCCTGAAGCTCTACACTCACCTGGGGCGGGATTGCGGTACGCCTCCGGTGGTGGCCGGTGATCCGGGCATCCTTGAAGCCACGGCCCTGCTTCTTGGCCTGGAGCCGGAAATTGTTCGCTGGCGTCCCGGGGCAGCTATCGAACCTGACACGGTTCCGGTCTGGCCCCTTTCCGCCCTTGATCCCACAGCCCTGCAGTGGGGGCATCCGAACCGGGAGACCGGCCGTGCCATGGGGCTGTATATCCAGGAGACTGTGCGGGCGATCCAGGAGGGTGAATTCTCCGGCCTGGTCACCTGTCCCATTTCCAAGAGCGCGCTGCAACTGGGCGGCTATCCCTACCCCGGCCACACCGAGATGCTTGCCGATCTCACCGGCGCGGACCGGTTTTTGATGATGATGGCCGGATCACGGCTCAAGGTCGTTCTGGTGACCATCCACGAGCCGCTGGCCAGGGTGGCCGAACTGATCACCCGGGAGCGGGTTGAGCGCTGTATCAGGCTGACCGCTGCTGCCCTGGAACGAGATTTTGGCGTCCGCCGGCCCCGGATCGCGGTGGCCGGTCTCAATCCCCATGCCGGGGAAGATGGTATGTTCGGCCGGGAGGAGGAAACAGTGCTTGGTCCGGTGATCGAGGCGCTGAACCGGACCGGCCCGAGCCTGATTTCCGGCCCCTGGCCGCCGGACACCGTGTTCTACCGGGGGGCCCGGGGGGCGTGGGACGCGGTGGTGGCCATGTACCATGACCAGGGTCTTATTCCCTTCAAGTTGCTCCATTTCCATGATGGTGTTAACGTGACCCTGGGGCTTCCTATTGTCCGGACCTCGGTGGACCACGGTACGGCCTATGACATCGCCGGCCGGGGTGTGGCCGATCCCTCAAGTCTGGAGGCGGCCTGGAAGATGGCGGCAGAGATTGTCCGCAACCGGGCAGAGCACGAAACCAACCCGATGGAACCATCATGA
- a CDS encoding RNA methyltransferase: MLDVALIHHPVVNRSGEVIGSAITNLDLHDIARAGATFGIGRYWVVSPFAEQRRLAREIVDHWTRGYGSTVNPDRQHALELIRICHDLDQVLEEATAEQGEKPLLLATCARPQANTLGYESARQRLARGESMLLLFGTAWGLAPEILQRVDATLPPIMGPGEYNHLSVRSAVSIILDRLLGT; this comes from the coding sequence ATGCTTGATGTGGCCCTGATCCACCACCCGGTGGTGAATCGGAGCGGAGAGGTTATCGGCTCGGCTATCACCAACCTGGACCTGCACGATATCGCCAGGGCCGGGGCTACCTTCGGCATTGGCCGGTATTGGGTGGTCTCGCCCTTTGCCGAGCAGCGCCGGCTGGCCCGGGAGATCGTCGACCACTGGACCAGGGGATACGGCAGCACCGTGAATCCGGACCGGCAACACGCCCTGGAGCTGATCCGAATCTGTCATGATCTGGATCAGGTGCTGGAAGAGGCCACGGCCGAACAGGGGGAAAAACCCCTGCTGCTGGCCACCTGCGCCCGTCCACAGGCCAATACCCTGGGTTATGAGTCCGCTCGGCAGAGGCTGGCCAGGGGAGAATCGATGCTGCTTCTCTTCGGAACGGCCTGGGGCCTGGCCCCGGAGATTCTGCAGCGGGTGGATGCGACCCTGCCGCCCATCATGGGGCCGGGGGAGTACAACCATCTGTCCGTGCGTTCAGCGGTCTCCATTATTCTGGACCGGCTGCTGGGCACCTGA
- a CDS encoding KH domain-containing protein: MMKELIGFIAGRLVDQPDAVDVTEREEGDTVTIELRVAKEDLGKVIGKQGRTARAMRSVLAAAASRVDRRSRLEILE, encoded by the coding sequence CTGATGAAGGAACTCATTGGCTTTATTGCCGGCAGACTGGTCGATCAGCCGGATGCGGTCGATGTGACGGAAAGGGAAGAGGGCGACACCGTGACCATCGAATTGCGGGTGGCCAAGGAAGACCTCGGCAAGGTGATCGGCAAGCAGGGCCGCACCGCCCGGGCCATGCGTTCGGTGCTGGCCGCGGCGGCCAGCAGGGTGGACAGGCGGTCACGTCTGGAAATTTTAGAGTAG